The nucleotide sequence TCGGGCAGCAATGCGACCACGCGGTTGCGTTCCCAGGCCTGGACGGCAGGCTCGGTGCCCGGCTCGCCGAAGAGCGGCTGCTCGGCGTCGGTATCCCGGTCGGCGTCTTCCACGGAGACCGACAGGACACCGGCCTCCAGCAGCGCATCGGACAGCGCTTCGGCCTGCGCCTCGGAGGAATGGAGCACCAGCTCACGCATGAAACGATCTTCCGTATGAATATCCGCGGACCGGCCGGCGCCGCCCGGCTTGCGCCGCGGCCGCGCGCGGCGCATCCCTGGCTACGTCGGGCGCGCGCACCCGGTGTGCCGCGGTCCGCCCCTGCCCTGCCGTGGACCCTGGGGGCCGCGCGGCCGGACCGTCGTATTGTACGTGGGGCGGGCCGCCCGGAAACGCCCGCGCGGCTTCTGCTCAGGGACGCTGGGCCAGCTTCTGCTCCAGGTAATGGATGCTGGTGCCGCCCTCGATGAAACGGGCGTCCTGCAGAAGCTCCCGGTGCAGCGGAATATTGGTGGAAATCCCTTCGACGACCATTTCCGACAAGGCGATGCGCATGCGCGCCAGCGACTGCTCCCGCGTGTCGCCGTAGGTGATGACCTTGGCGATCATGGAGTCGTAGTTGGGCGGCACGAAATAACCGTTGAAGGCATGCGAGTCGATGCGCACCCCGGGACCGCCCGGCGTATGCCAGTTGGTGATCCGGCCGGGGCTGGGCACGAAGCGGAAAGGATCCTCGGCATTGATGCGGCACTCGATGGCGTGGCCTTTCAGTATCACGTCGCGCTGGCGCAGCATGAACTTCTCGCCCGCCGCGATACGGATCTGCTGCTGGACCAGGTCGATGCCCGTGATCAGCTCGGTCACCGGATGCTCCACCTGGATACGCGTGTTCATTTCGATGAAATAGAACTCGCCGTTCTCGTAGAGGAACTCGAAGGTGCCGGCGCCGCGGTAGCCGATCTTGCGGCAGGCATCCGCGCAGCGGTCGCCGATGCGTTCGATCAGCCGCCGGGCGATGCCGGGCGCGGGGGCTTCTTCGATGACCTTCTGGTGGCGCCGCTGCATGGAGCAATCGCGCTCGCCCAGCCAGATGGCGTTACGTCCGCCGTCGGCCAGCACCTGGATTTCGATATGGCGAGGGTTCTCGAGGAACTTCTCCATATAGACTTCCGGGTTGTTGAAGGCGGCCCCGGCTTCCGAACGCGTCATATTGACGGCATTGATCAGCGCGGCCTCGGTGTACACCACGCGCATGCCGCGGCCACCGCCGCCGCCCGCCGCCTTGATGATGACCGGATAGCCGACCTCGCGCGCGATGCGCAGGATTTCCTGGGGATTGTCGGGCAAGGCGCCTTCGGAGCCGGGCACCACCGGCACGCCGGCCTCGATCATGGCGCGCTTGGCGCTGACCTTGTCGCCCATCAGGCGGATGGAATCCGGCCGTGGGCCAATGAAGACGAAGCCGCTCTTTTCCACCCGTTCGGCGAAATCGGCGTTCTCGGAAAGGAAGCCGTAGCCGGGGTGGATGGCTTCCGCGTCGGTCACTTCCGCCGCCGAGATGATGGCCGGCATGTTCAGGTAGCTTTCGCGCGAGGGCGGCGGCCCGATACACACCGACTCGTCAGCCAGCCGGACGTACTTGGCGTCGCGGTCCGCTTCGGAATGGACAACCACGGTCTTGATGCCCAGCTCGCGGCAGGCGCGCTGTATGCGCAGGGCGATCTCGCCGCGGTTGGCGATCAGTATTTTTTCGAACATGGGAACAGTCAGCCGATGACGAACAGGGGTTGGCCGTACTCGACGGGCTCGCCGTTTTCGACCAGGATTTCCTTGATGACGCCGGACTTGTCGGCCTCGATTTCATTGAGAAGCTTCATGGCTTCGATGATGCACAGCGGGTCGCCTTCCTTGACGGTCTGGCCGACGTCGACGAAGGGCGCGGCGCCGGGATTGGGCGACCGGTAGAAGGTGCCGACCATGGGCGCCTTGACCACGTGGCCCTGCACGGCTGGCGCCGCGGCGGGCGCGGCCGGCGCGGGCACGTTGGCGGCGGGTGCGGCCTGCGGCGCGGGAGCGGCCTCTGTCGGCTGGTGGTAGGCGACCGGCTGCACCGTCTGCGAGAACTTGACGATGCGGACCTTGCCTTCGCCTTCGGTGATTTCGAGTTCGGCGATGCCGGACTCCGCCACCAGGTCGATCAGGGTCTTGAGTTTTCGGAGATCCATATAAGTGCTTCCCGGAATGTTGACGACAGGCGGCCGAGCTGCCGCGCCGCATTGGATGGTTCTGTTGTGGGGGACAGGAAAACGGTCGAACGAAGTCAGTGGCGCGCGGCGTAGCGAACCGCGGCTTCGTAGCCATCGGGTCCCAGGCCCGAAATCAGTCCCACCGCCAGGTCCGACAGGTAGGAGTGATGCCTGAATGGCTCGCGCTTATACAAGTTGGACAAATGTACTTCAATAAAAGGAATGGACACGGCCGCCAGGGCGTCCCGCACCGCCACGCTGGTGTGCGTGTAGGCCGCCGCGTTGATCACGATGAAATCCGTCCCGTCCTCGCGGGCGGCCTGGATGCGTTCGACCAGCGCGCCTTCGTGATTGCCCTGCCACGCCGTCAAGGACACGCCCAGGTCGGCAGCCAGCGCCGCCAGGCCGTCATTGATCTGCGCCAACGTCAGGCTGCCGTAGATGCCCGGTTCGCGGGTACCCAGCAGGTTCAGGTTGGGGCCGTGCAAGACCAGTATGCGTTGCGCCATTGCTGCCAGAATGGAGGACCGGCGCCATCCGCGCACGGGGCGCGTCAGGACTGCATGCCGGGGTGAATCGGAATCGGCGGCCGAAGCCGCCCACCTAGGCTCGCATCATGACCGCCGGGTTGCACACCAGGGGGTTTTGACACGAAAACCGCGAATAACCCCGCTTTTTACGACAATTTCGCCTATTTGTCCATGCGCGTTACGCCGCCAGCGCGGTCAGCGTCTTTTCCAGCGCCCCGACGTCCACCGGACCGAGGATCTGCTGTTTAATCGCGCCATCTGCGCCCAACAGGACGGTAAACGGCAGCCCTCCCGGCGCGTTACCCAGCTTGCGCATCAGGTCTATGCTGCCCGGCCCGGCGATCAGCACGGGATAGGATACCGGCACTTTCGCCATGAATTTGCCGACGTTGGCCGATGTATCGATTGCCAGCCCGAGGAACTGCACGCCGGGGTGCTGCTTATGCAGCGCATCCAGTTCCGGCATCTCTTTAACGCAGGGCGGGCACCACGTGGCCCAGAAGTTGACCAGCATGGGCTTGCCCTTCCACTGCGACAGCGGTTGCGGCTTACCTTGGGTATCGGGAAAAGACTGGGCCAGCAGGCCCGCGGCGGACCCGGCGGTATCCGCGGCGGCCGCGCCGCGGACCAGGCCGGATTGGGCAGCCGCCAGGCCGCCCAGCGCGGCCAGCGATCGGAGAACAGTGCGTCGTTTCATCGTGTCATCTTACCCGGCGCCCGGGGCGCGCGGAAAGCCGCCAGGGCGGCGCATTGCTGCATCTACAATGCCGGCAGGAGAAACACCATATGCATCTGCACATTCTAGGCATCTGCGGCACGTTCATGGGGGGACTGGCCCTGATCGCCCGCGCGGCGGGCCATCGGGTCACCGGCTGCGATGCCGGCGTCTATCCCCCGATGAGCACCCAGCTGGCCGAACAGGGCATCGAGCTGGTCGAGGGCTATGGCGCCGAACAGCTGGATCTGCGTCCCGACCTTTACGTGATCGGCAATGTGGTGACACGCGGCAATCCCTTGATGGAAGCCATCCTGGACGCGGGGGCCCCCTACGTCTCGGGACCGCAGTGGCTCGGGGACCACGTGCTGGCGGGCCAGCATGTGCTGGCCGTGGCCGGCACGCACGGCAAGACCACCACCAGCGCCATGCTGGCCTGGATACTTGAATACGCCGGACTACGGCCCAATTTCCTGGTGGGCGGCGTGGCGCAAGACTTCCAGGTGTCGGCGCGCTACGACCCGTCGCGCCGGTTTTTCGTCATCGAGGCCGACGAATACGACACCGCTTTCTTCGACAAGCGGTCCAAGTTCGTCCATTACCGCCCCCGCACCGCCATTCTGAACAACCTGGAATACGACCACGCCGATATCTTCCCCGATCTGGCCGCCATCGAGACGCAATTCCACCACTTGGTACGCACCATCCCGCGCAGCGGGCGCATCGTGCTGCCCGCCGGCTCCCCGGCGCTGGAGCGCGTCCTGGCGCGCGGTTGCTGGTCGGATACCGCCCGCTTCGGCGACGATGCGCCATGGCAGGCCGGGCCGCCGGACGCGGACGGCGCCTTCGCGGTACGGCATCAGGGCGTCGACGTCGGCATGGTGCGCTGGCGCCTGCTGGGCGAACACAACCGCCTGAACGCGCTGGCCGCCATCGCCGCTGCCGAACACGCGGGCGTGTCGCCGCGGGCCGCGGTAGAGGCGCTTTCCGCCTTCGCCGGCGTGAAGCGGCGCATGGAACTGCGCGGCACGGTGCGCGGAGTGGCCGTCTACGACGACTTTGCCCACCATCCCACCGCCATCGAGACCACGGTCGCCGGCCTCCGGCGGCGGGTAGGCGATGCCCGCATCCTGGCCGTGCTGGAGCCGCGATCCAACACCATGAAACTGGGCACCATGGCCGAACGGCTGCCGGGCGCCCTGCAGGCCGCCGACCGCGTGTTCTGCTTCGGCGCGCAGTCGGGCAAGCATGCCCTGGGATGGGACCCGGCCCGGGTGCTGGCCCCGCTGGGCGACCGCGCCGCCGCCTACGACGACCTGGACGCGATGGTGGCCGCCATCGCGCGCGCCGCCCGCCCGGGCGACCACATACTGATTATGAGCAATGGCGGCTTCGGCGGCATCCACGGCAAACTGCTCGATGCGCTGGCCGCATCGCCGCCGGCGCCGGAGCGGCCATGATTCTCTACCTGCACGGATTCCGGTCATCCCCCGCCTCGTTCAAGGCGCGCATGCTGGCGGACGAAATGGCGCGGCGCGGCCTGTCCGCCGACTGGCGCTGCCCGCAATTGCCGCCCAGCCCCCGCGAAGCCGCGGACCTGGCCATGTCGCTGGCGCGGGACCAGCTGGATGCCCTGTCCCGCCAAGGCAGGACCTCGCCCCGCGCCCTGACGGTGATCGGATCCTCGCTGGGCGGCTACTACGCCACGTGGCTGGCGGAACAGCTCGATTGCAAGGCGGTACTACTGAACCCGGCCGTGCACGCGCCGCGCGACCTTGCCACGCAGGTGGGCCGGCAGAGTATGTATCATTCGGGCGCGCCGTTCGACTTCCGCCCCGAATACGTGGATGAACTGGCCGCCCTGGCGGTGCAAGCGCCGACCCGGCCGGAACGCTATTTCCTGGTCGCCGCCACCGGCGATGAACTGCTTGACTGGCGCGAGATGCGGGACTGGTATGCGGGCTGCCGGCAGCGCATCGTCGAAGGCAGCGACCACGGATTGTCCGACTTCGCCGTCTGGATGCCCGAAGTCCTCCAATTCGCGCTGGACACCCCGCCGGTATCGACAGGCCCCGACCAATAACTATTCAGCAGGATCGCGCGCGGACGGCGGCAGCCGCCCGCGCCCCAGATGGACCACGCCATGCACGTGTTTTACGAAGACGACGGCCAGCTCAAGGCCGGACATATCCTTTCCGAAGCGGACGCCAGCCTGCAGGTAGAGTCCGAATCGGGCAAACGCAGCAAGATCAAGCGGGCCAACGCGATCTTTACCTTTCCGGCGCCCGAGCCGGCGGAACTGCTGCGCCAGGCGGAAGCCGCCGCGCAGGAGATCGACCTGCAATTCCTGTGGGAATGCGCGCCGCAGGAGGAATTCGATACCTCGGCGCTGGCCGCCGACTATTACGGCCACGCGCCCTCGCCCACGGAGCAGGCCGCCGTGCTGATGCGCCTGCATGGCGCGCCGGCCTACTTCCATCGGCGCGGCAAGGGCCGTTATCGCCCCGCGCCGCCGGACATCCTGGCGGCCGCGCTGGCCGCCATCGAGAAAAAGCAGAAACAGGCCGCCCAGCAGCAGGAATGGGTGGACGAGATGGTCGCCGGGCGGCTGCCGGCGGAAATCGCCGCCATGGCGGAAACGCTGGTGGTGCGGCCGGACAAGAACACCATGCAATGGAAGGCGCTGGAAAGCGCCTGCTCGCGGCTGCAGAAAAGCCCGGACCGCCTGCTGCTGGACCTGGGCGCTTTCCCACATGCCCTGGCGCTGCACAAGCGCCGCTTCCTGGCCCAGTATTTTCCGCGCGGCACCGGTTTTCCGGAGGTGGAGCTGCCCGCGCCATCGCGCGAGCTGCCCCTGGCGGAGGCCGAGATCTATTCCATCGACGACGTTACGACCACGGAGATCGACGATGCGCTGTCCGTCACCGCCCTGCCGGACGGCAAGCTGCGTGTCGGCATACACGTCGCCGCGCCGGGCCTGGCCGTGACACGCGGCAGCGAGCTCGACAAGCTGGCGCGGGCGCGCCTTTCCACGGTCTATATGCCCGGCGACAAGATCCCCATGCAGCCGGACACCGTCATCCAGGCGTTTTCGCTGGATGCCGGACGCGAGGTCCCCGCCCTGTCGCTCTACGTGACGGCGGATCCGGACAATGGCGAAATCCTGGCCCATGAAAGCCGGCTGGAACGCATCGTGGTGCGGGAGAACCTGCGCCACAATCTGCTGGACGAAACGGTCACCGAAGCCGCGCTGGACGATCCGCAAGGGCCGCTGCCGTATGGCGACTGGCTGCGGCCGCTGTGGCGGCTGGCGCAGTCCCTGTCGGCGCGCCGCGATGAAGTACGCGGCAAGCCCGAGAACAACAGCCGGGTCGAATACAGCTATTACGTGGACGGCGACCCGGACAACCCCGACACCCCCGTGCGCCTGGTGCCGCGCCGGCGCAACGCGCCGCTGGACCGCATGGTGGCGGAATACATGATCCTGGCCAACAACCTGTGGGGCGGCCTGCTGGCGCAGCATGGCGTGCCGGGCATCTACCGCTCGCAGCAGGCCGGCCGGGTACGCATGAGCACCCAGCCCCTGCCGCACGAAGCCATCGGCGTGCCCCAATATGCCTGGAGCACTTCCCCGTTGCGCCGCTATGTGGACCTGGTGAACCAGTGGCAGTTGATCGCGGCGGTGGAAAACGGCGTATCCGCGCGGCTGGTGGCGCCTTTCAAGCCGCGCGACGCGGACTTGTTCGCCATCATCGGCGCCTTCGACGCGCAGTATGCCGCCTGGGGGGAATTCCAGAACACCATGGAGCGCTACTGGTGCCTGCGCTGGCTGGCGCAGCAAGGCGTCACGCGCGCCAGGGCCAGCGTGCTGCGCGACGACCTGGTGCGGCTGAACGATGCCCCGCTGGTCACGCGGGTGGGCGGCCTGCCGGCCCTGCCGCGCGGCGCCCAGGTGGAAATCGACTTGCTGGAGCGCGACGAGCTGACGCTGGAAGTGCAGTGCCGCTTCGTCGGCGAACTGGCGGCGGCGCCCGCCGACGAAGGCGTGGCCGACACCGAATAACGCAGCGTCCGCCCATGCCGCGATCCGGGCCGATGCGGGAGACCGAACCATGCGCATACTGTTGGTCGAAGACAATGCCGATCTGGGCGACGCGATCGAAAGCAAGCTGCGCGCGTCGGGCCACAGCGTGGAATGGGTGCGCGATGGCGAAGCCGCGCTGCAATGGAGCCGGCACGAGGAGTGGGACGCGCTGGTGCTGGATATCATGCTGCCCGGCAAGAGCGGCTTCGACGTGATCCGCGAACTGCGCGCATCCGGCATGGACGCGCCGGTGCTGGTGGTGACCGCGCGGGCCGAGATCGAGGACAAGATCGATATGCTGGACCTGGGCGCCGACGACTACCTGGTCAAGCCCTTCGACCTGCGCGAACTCGAAGCCCGGCTGCGCGCGCTGCTGCGCCGCCCGGCGGGCCGCACCACCAGCGTGGCGGTGCACGGCAACCTGACGCTGGACGTGGCGGGGCGCACGGCGCACATCGGCGGCGTGCCGGTGACCCTGGGCCGCCGCGAATTCCGCCTGCTTGAAATCCTGCTGGACCGCCTGGGCAGCACGGTCGGCAAGGAAAGGCTGATGAGCCAGCTTTTCGACCTGGAAGACGTGCTGCCCAACGCGCTGGAACTGCTGGTATCGCGCCTGCGCCGCAAAATCGCCGGCGCGACGGTCGATATCGTTACCGTGCGGGGCGTCGGCTATCAGGCCCGCCTGCACGATCCCTCTTGAACGGCGCCCCAGCGTCCATGAAGACCGGCACGGCCTTCTCCATACGCGGGCGGGTGTTCGCCATGGGCTGCCTGTTGCTGCTCTGCGCCTCGATCGCCGTCAGCCTGTTCCTGCGCGAGTACGCGCACCGTGCCGCCGACCGCGCCTTCGACAGATTGCTGGCCGCCTCGGCCCTGACCATCGCGGGGTCGGTGCAGATCGACGAGAACGACGTCACGGCCGAGCCGCCGTTCTCGTCCCTGGCCATGCTATCGGGCAATGACCGTGTGTTCTATAGCGTACGCAATGCCAGCGGCAAGCCGATCACCGGCTACGACGACCTGGCACCCGGACTGCCCCTGGCGCAGTCCGCCGCGCCGGTGTTTTCGGACGCCACCTATCACGACGAACCGATACGCATCGCCACCGTGGGGCGGCTGATCTCCGCCGGCCGCCACGCCGGCTGGGTCACCATCCGGGTCGCCGAAACCCGCGACGCGCGCGAGGCGCTGGCCGCCGAGATCCTGAACCGCAGCGCCCTGCCGCTGCTGGTGGTGGTGCCGGTGGCGCTGGCGCTGCTGTGGTTCGGCATCCAGCGGGCCTTCGCGCCGCTGGCGGTGATCGAACGATCGCTGCGCGCCCGCGCGCCCGACGACCTGACGCCCCTGGAGGCGCCCGTACCGCGCGAGGTCAAGGGCCTGGCCGAGGCGCTGAACGGTTTCATGCGGCGCTTGAACGGCATCATGTCGTCGCTGAACAACCTGGTGGCGGATGCGGCGCACCAGGTGCGCACGCCGCTGGCGTCGCTGCGGGCGCAGGCGGAAGTGGCGATGGACGAAACCGATCCGGAACGCCTGCGCACCCGTGTCGCGCGCATCCACCAGAACGCCACCCATGCCAGCCAGTTGATCAACCAATTGCTGATGGATGCCACCATCACGCACCGCCTGGGCATGCGGGGGCACGAATCCGTCGGCATCGCCGAAACCGTCAATGAAACGCGCCGACGCATCGGCCCCCTCGAAGCCCGGCGCCTGCGGATATCCATCGCGCCGGAAGTGCGGCGCGCCCGTGTCGTGGGCGACCGGGTGGCGCTGCGCGAGATGCTGCGCAACCTGGTGGACAACGCCCTGCGGTACGCGCCCGATGGGCCGGTGGAAATCACGGCGACGCCCGTCGCCGGCTACCGCGTGGCCCTGACCGTGAACGACGCCGGCCCAGGCATCGCCGACGACGAAAAGGACGCGGTGCAGCAACGCTTCACGCGCGGCCGCACGGGCGCCGGCACGCCCGGTTCGGGCCTGGGCCTGTCCATCGCCAAGACCGTGGCCGAAGCGCACGGCGGTGCGCTGTGGCTGCAGGACCGCCAGGGCGGCGGCCTGTCCGCCCGCGTGGTGCTGCCGCGCGCGCGGCCGGCCTATCCCCGCACCCTGCTGGCCGCGGCGGCGATCGTGGGCATGCTGCTGGCCGTGCCGCCGCCGGCCGCCCGCGCGGCATCGCCGGATGGCGGGCCGGCGCGCACGCAGCCGTCGGCGCGGGATCCGCAGGGCGCCGCGCCCGCGCCATCGACCATCACCCGGTTTCCCGCGCCGCAGCCGCCGGGACGGCTGCTGGTGATCGCGGGCACCACCGACACGCCCGCGGCCGCGCCTATCATCGTCGCCTTCCAGGCCCAGCAGCCCGACGTCGCCGTGGAATACCGCGAGATGGGCAGCCGCGAGCTGTACCAGGCGACGGTCGCCGGACGGCTGGCGGATGTGGACGTCCTGATCAGCTCGGCGGCCGACCTGCAGGTCCGGCTGGCCAACGACGGCTATGCAATGCGCTACGACGCGCCCGGCGCCGATCGCCTGCCGTCCTGGGCGGTATGGCGCGACGAGGTCTTCGGCTTCGCCTTCGAGCCCGCCGTCATCGTCTACAACCCGCGCCGCTTTACCGAGGCGACGGTGCCGCGGTCGCGGCAGGAACTGCTGCGCCTGCTGGAAACCGAACGCGAAAAACTGCACGGCCGTGTCGGCACCTACGACATCGCGCGCAGCAGCGTCGGCCAGGTCCTGGCCGAGGAGGACGAACAGGTGTCCTCCAACTTCTGGGGCCTGACCAACGCCCTGGGGCAGGTGGGCGTGCGGCTCAGCGCCACGACGGCCGGGATCCTGAACGCCATCGAAAACGACGAGCTGGACATCGGCTACAACGTGCTGGGCTCCTACGCGCTGGCGCGCCAGGCCGCCGGCCGCGGTATCGGCGTGGTGTTCCCGCAGGACTATGTGCTGGTGCTGCCGCGGTCGGCGCTGATCGCGCGCCGCGCGCCGCATCCCGCGCTCGCGCGCGCGCTGATCGACTGGCTGCTATCGCCCGCGGGCCAGACCGAAATCGCCACGGTCAGCGGCCTGGGCCCCATGGTGGACGATGGCCGCGCGGCCTGGAGCGGCGAAACGGCGCTGACGCGCTCGCAGGGCATCGTGCAGCCCGTCGTACTGGGCCCTGCCCTGCTGGTCGGCCTGGACCGCCAGCGGCATGCGCGCTTCATCCAGAACTGGACCCGCCTGGTCACCGATACGCCGGCGGCGAAACCGCCCGCGCCCTAGCCGGCTGTCCCGTCGCAATCAACGACGCATCAACGGCCGCCCTATCGCGCCTTGCGCATGACAGGACGGCGACAGCATGCGGCCACTAAGATGCGGCCACGCTGGCGCCGTCCAGCAAAACTATTCCAAATGGAGAAGACAATGCTCGTCCCGTCACGCCTGGCGGTGGCCTGCGCCGCCGCTTTTT is from Bordetella bronchialis and encodes:
- the accC gene encoding acetyl-CoA carboxylase biotin carboxylase subunit, whose protein sequence is MFEKILIANRGEIALRIQRACRELGIKTVVVHSEADRDAKYVRLADESVCIGPPPSRESYLNMPAIISAAEVTDAEAIHPGYGFLSENADFAERVEKSGFVFIGPRPDSIRLMGDKVSAKRAMIEAGVPVVPGSEGALPDNPQEILRIAREVGYPVIIKAAGGGGGRGMRVVYTEAALINAVNMTRSEAGAAFNNPEVYMEKFLENPRHIEIQVLADGGRNAIWLGERDCSMQRRHQKVIEEAPAPGIARRLIERIGDRCADACRKIGYRGAGTFEFLYENGEFYFIEMNTRIQVEHPVTELITGIDLVQQQIRIAAGEKFMLRQRDVILKGHAIECRINAEDPFRFVPSPGRITNWHTPGGPGVRIDSHAFNGYFVPPNYDSMIAKVITYGDTREQSLARMRIALSEMVVEGISTNIPLHRELLQDARFIEGGTSIHYLEQKLAQRP
- the accB gene encoding acetyl-CoA carboxylase biotin carboxyl carrier protein; translation: MDLRKLKTLIDLVAESGIAELEITEGEGKVRIVKFSQTVQPVAYHQPTEAAPAPQAAPAANVPAPAAPAAAPAVQGHVVKAPMVGTFYRSPNPGAAPFVDVGQTVKEGDPLCIIEAMKLLNEIEADKSGVIKEILVENGEPVEYGQPLFVIG
- the aroQ gene encoding type II 3-dehydroquinate dehydratase, which produces MAQRILVLHGPNLNLLGTREPGIYGSLTLAQINDGLAALAADLGVSLTAWQGNHEGALVERIQAAREDGTDFIVINAAAYTHTSVAVRDALAAVSIPFIEVHLSNLYKREPFRHHSYLSDLAVGLISGLGPDGYEAAVRYAARH
- a CDS encoding TlpA family protein disulfide reductase codes for the protein MKRRTVLRSLAALGGLAAAQSGLVRGAAAADTAGSAAGLLAQSFPDTQGKPQPLSQWKGKPMLVNFWATWCPPCVKEMPELDALHKQHPGVQFLGLAIDTSANVGKFMAKVPVSYPVLIAGPGSIDLMRKLGNAPGGLPFTVLLGADGAIKQQILGPVDVGALEKTLTALAA
- the mpl gene encoding UDP-N-acetylmuramate:L-alanyl-gamma-D-glutamyl-meso-diaminopimelate ligase, which codes for MHLHILGICGTFMGGLALIARAAGHRVTGCDAGVYPPMSTQLAEQGIELVEGYGAEQLDLRPDLYVIGNVVTRGNPLMEAILDAGAPYVSGPQWLGDHVLAGQHVLAVAGTHGKTTTSAMLAWILEYAGLRPNFLVGGVAQDFQVSARYDPSRRFFVIEADEYDTAFFDKRSKFVHYRPRTAILNNLEYDHADIFPDLAAIETQFHHLVRTIPRSGRIVLPAGSPALERVLARGCWSDTARFGDDAPWQAGPPDADGAFAVRHQGVDVGMVRWRLLGEHNRLNALAAIAAAEHAGVSPRAAVEALSAFAGVKRRMELRGTVRGVAVYDDFAHHPTAIETTVAGLRRRVGDARILAVLEPRSNTMKLGTMAERLPGALQAADRVFCFGAQSGKHALGWDPARVLAPLGDRAAAYDDLDAMVAAIARAARPGDHILIMSNGGFGGIHGKLLDALAASPPAPERP
- a CDS encoding YqiA/YcfP family alpha/beta fold hydrolase encodes the protein MILYLHGFRSSPASFKARMLADEMARRGLSADWRCPQLPPSPREAADLAMSLARDQLDALSRQGRTSPRALTVIGSSLGGYYATWLAEQLDCKAVLLNPAVHAPRDLATQVGRQSMYHSGAPFDFRPEYVDELAALAVQAPTRPERYFLVAATGDELLDWREMRDWYAGCRQRIVEGSDHGLSDFAVWMPEVLQFALDTPPVSTGPDQ
- a CDS encoding ribonuclease catalytic domain-containing protein: MHVFYEDDGQLKAGHILSEADASLQVESESGKRSKIKRANAIFTFPAPEPAELLRQAEAAAQEIDLQFLWECAPQEEFDTSALAADYYGHAPSPTEQAAVLMRLHGAPAYFHRRGKGRYRPAPPDILAAALAAIEKKQKQAAQQQEWVDEMVAGRLPAEIAAMAETLVVRPDKNTMQWKALESACSRLQKSPDRLLLDLGAFPHALALHKRRFLAQYFPRGTGFPEVELPAPSRELPLAEAEIYSIDDVTTTEIDDALSVTALPDGKLRVGIHVAAPGLAVTRGSELDKLARARLSTVYMPGDKIPMQPDTVIQAFSLDAGREVPALSLYVTADPDNGEILAHESRLERIVVRENLRHNLLDETVTEAALDDPQGPLPYGDWLRPLWRLAQSLSARRDEVRGKPENNSRVEYSYYVDGDPDNPDTPVRLVPRRRNAPLDRMVAEYMILANNLWGGLLAQHGVPGIYRSQQAGRVRMSTQPLPHEAIGVPQYAWSTSPLRRYVDLVNQWQLIAAVENGVSARLVAPFKPRDADLFAIIGAFDAQYAAWGEFQNTMERYWCLRWLAQQGVTRARASVLRDDLVRLNDAPLVTRVGGLPALPRGAQVEIDLLERDELTLEVQCRFVGELAAAPADEGVADTE
- a CDS encoding response regulator transcription factor, with translation MRILLVEDNADLGDAIESKLRASGHSVEWVRDGEAALQWSRHEEWDALVLDIMLPGKSGFDVIRELRASGMDAPVLVVTARAEIEDKIDMLDLGADDYLVKPFDLRELEARLRALLRRPAGRTTSVAVHGNLTLDVAGRTAHIGGVPVTLGRREFRLLEILLDRLGSTVGKERLMSQLFDLEDVLPNALELLVSRLRRKIAGATVDIVTVRGVGYQARLHDPS
- a CDS encoding extracellular solute-binding protein, which codes for MKTGTAFSIRGRVFAMGCLLLLCASIAVSLFLREYAHRAADRAFDRLLAASALTIAGSVQIDENDVTAEPPFSSLAMLSGNDRVFYSVRNASGKPITGYDDLAPGLPLAQSAAPVFSDATYHDEPIRIATVGRLISAGRHAGWVTIRVAETRDAREALAAEILNRSALPLLVVVPVALALLWFGIQRAFAPLAVIERSLRARAPDDLTPLEAPVPREVKGLAEALNGFMRRLNGIMSSLNNLVADAAHQVRTPLASLRAQAEVAMDETDPERLRTRVARIHQNATHASQLINQLLMDATITHRLGMRGHESVGIAETVNETRRRIGPLEARRLRISIAPEVRRARVVGDRVALREMLRNLVDNALRYAPDGPVEITATPVAGYRVALTVNDAGPGIADDEKDAVQQRFTRGRTGAGTPGSGLGLSIAKTVAEAHGGALWLQDRQGGGLSARVVLPRARPAYPRTLLAAAAIVGMLLAVPPPAARAASPDGGPARTQPSARDPQGAAPAPSTITRFPAPQPPGRLLVIAGTTDTPAAAPIIVAFQAQQPDVAVEYREMGSRELYQATVAGRLADVDVLISSAADLQVRLANDGYAMRYDAPGADRLPSWAVWRDEVFGFAFEPAVIVYNPRRFTEATVPRSRQELLRLLETEREKLHGRVGTYDIARSSVGQVLAEEDEQVSSNFWGLTNALGQVGVRLSATTAGILNAIENDELDIGYNVLGSYALARQAAGRGIGVVFPQDYVLVLPRSALIARRAPHPALARALIDWLLSPAGQTEIATVSGLGPMVDDGRAAWSGETALTRSQGIVQPVVLGPALLVGLDRQRHARFIQNWTRLVTDTPAAKPPAP